A genomic segment from Amygdalobacter nucleatus encodes:
- the nrdR gene encoding transcriptional regulator NrdR, which produces MRCPVCKEDSDRVIDSRPMDDGAIIRRRRECNNCKRRFTTYEKLEYLPLIVVKKDGTREAFDRDKLMNSVLKSCSKRPISAEDISQMVDNIEGSLHNLLKREIPSRTIGELVMDHLKDMDEVAYVRFASVYRQFTDLEGFQQILGSLYQNKKHDNEN; this is translated from the coding sequence ATGCGTTGTCCAGTTTGCAAAGAAGATAGTGACCGGGTTATTGATTCTAGACCGATGGATGATGGCGCTATTATTCGGCGCCGGCGTGAATGCAATAATTGTAAGCGTCGCTTTACAACTTATGAAAAATTAGAATATCTACCATTGATTGTGGTCAAAAAAGATGGTACGCGTGAGGCGTTTGACCGTGATAAATTGATGAATAGTGTGTTAAAGTCCTGTAGCAAACGCCCGATAAGTGCAGAAGATATTAGTCAAATGGTGGATAATATAGAGGGAAGTTTGCATAACTTGTTGAAACGGGAAATCCCTAGTCGCACGATTGGTGAACTGGTGATGGATCATTTGAAGGATATGGATGAAGTTGCTTATGTTCGTTTTGCCTCAGTGTATCGTCAATTTACCGATTTGGAAGGCTTTCAACAGATTTTAGGCAGCCTTTACCAAAATAAAAAACACGATAATGAAAATTAA